Sequence from the Gemmatimonas sp. genome:
GCCAACGCCGACATGCCGGTCGCTGGCAATCGGACGAATGGCTTTGCGCTCTATCCAATGCCCCTTCGCCATGGCCTCACGATGGGGGAGATGGCGCGCCTGTTTCAGGCCCAGTTCAAGCTCGGCACACGGCTCACGGTTATACCCATGCGAAACTGGCGCCGCGGCATGTGGTTCGACGAGACCGAGCTGCCGTGGGTGCGCCCCTCGCCGAACATACCGAATATCACCAGTGCGCTCCTCTATCCCGCGCTCGTGCCGTTCGAATCGAGCAACGTCTCCGTCGGGCGCGGCACCGATGCACCGTTCCAGCGTTTCGGCGCCTCCTGGCTCCGCGCGGACTCCGTGACCCGGATGCTCGAGGACCTCTCGCTAACCGGCATCAAGTTCAAGGCGGAGCGGTTCACGCCCAACAAGCCGGGTGACGCCAAGTTTGCCGGACAGTCGATTCCGGGTATCCGGATCGAGGTCACCGACCGCGAGCGCGTGCAACCCGCCCGGGTCGGTGCCGCCATCCTCTGGGCGCTCTCGCGGGTGCACAAGGACTCACTACGGCTGACGGCCGCGGGCTTCGACCAGCGGATGGGATCGGCCCGTGCCCGGGAGGCGTTGGTGGGCGGAGCCGACCCGGATGCGGTGATGGATCGCCAATTGCCGGCGGTTATTGCGTTCGAAAAGGACGCCAGACGGTTTTATCTCTACCGTTGATGCA
This genomic interval carries:
- a CDS encoding DUF1343 domain-containing protein gives rise to the protein MKAIKTLVLLSVVSIGTLVAGCAGGARPDNGPMTDEDADGMPFGNRNRKVRPGITVLLDDSIKLIAGKRVALVTNQTGVDEKGRRSIDLLATDPRAQRAGVKLVRLFAPEHGATGTADRPNLSDEKDQKTGLTIHSLYQSRTIAPPDSLLTDVEVLVVDLQDIGTRTWTYVGVMLYSMQAGAKRGIPVLVLDRPNPITGARAEGALLDSALANADMPVAGNRTNGFALYPMPLRHGLTMGEMARLFQAQFKLGTRLTVIPMRNWRRGMWFDETELPWVRPSPNIPNITSALLYPALVPFESSNVSVGRGTDAPFQRFGASWLRADSVTRMLEDLSLTGIKFKAERFTPNKPGDAKFAGQSIPGIRIEVTDRERVQPARVGAAILWALSRVHKDSLRLTAAGFDQRMGSARAREALVGGADPDAVMDRQLPAVIAFEKDARRFYLYR